Genomic window (Arachis hypogaea cultivar Tifrunner chromosome 13, arahy.Tifrunner.gnm2.J5K5, whole genome shotgun sequence):
GCATTATCAAGGATTATTAGACCCTATTAGTTCACTTATCGCTAGAGTCTAGAGATAGAACAAGCATAAACACATTTATTTTCTGAAGGGCAGGGGGGAAGGGCACACTTACATCAGTAAGTTGAACTTCACTGCCAGTGCTCTGTTTTAACTCTTCCAATAGCTGTAGGATATTTGAACTCATAAGAGCGACGTTGCAGAATTGagactaattatatttattctatATACATATGTCCATAGGCTAAGCAAAAGCAAGCATACCTCCAATAATCGCATGGATGGTCCCCCAATTTGCATCTTCTCCATGATTATGTTGCGGGTTGCTTGTACCATAGCTTCTCGTCTCATCCTTTCACTTGCCGAAACTCCAGTAGTAATAAGATCCATGTCGATAGTTCCTGGAAGGATAAAAGGCATGGCTAGTAAACACATTTGATCTTATTTTATTCTGGGTGGAATTTAGAAGAATCAGGCTTGTCAACGAAGCACAAAATACCAGTAGCGTGATCCGTTGCAGACTGCTGCATTGCAACTTCAAGAAGCCGAAATGCCTCCATTACATCACGCTTTTCAACCTGTATGCATTAGATTATTTAATTATTCGGTATAATTATTCCACCACAtcatgaagaaagaaagaaaataagaaacagcAAGGTTAACTAACCCATTCTGCGAAGCGAATCCGGGCCAATGCTTCACTAAGGCGTATCAGACTCTCAAGCTGTCTTGGCGTTGCTGTTATCACCTGTTTAATTGATTGAGAAAACACCATACACAACAGAGAAACATGTAAAGAAATCAGCATCATTCCCTTGACTCTGCAATTGCAGCATACGTGGTGATTGGGAAATTtgcagggtatgaacagtaaatatcaaattacagcaaataaataaataggctAATTCTATGGTGCCTATCATTTGGTACTTAAATTTTGCCTAACTTGTCTTTTATagcaaattttaaatatttaaaaattttattcatttttatacttttaaaataaatattaactattttacttTTGGCAATGGGTCACCAAAATTTTAGGCACAGCATACACCTAAATAAATATACTGAGAATGGAATCATATGAAAGAAGTGTGGGATTTCACCTTTTTGCTACTTCCAGGAAAGTTTCCTCTTCTTCTTATATCCACATAACCTCTAGTCAATTCTTCGGCAACTTCATCAGACAGCTGGGGGTGTATGTGCTTTCGGGCATAGCTCACATAATCAGTCAAGGTAGATATGTCCATCACATCTTGCTCCATGCTCTGTAAGAACAGAGACAGAacattacaattaaataaaatctcagAAGTTTGGATCTTAGCCTTGAGCAAGATGATTGCAGGAATCTACTAGACCTCGGGATTCTCGAAGTGTAAGGAAACAATATGTTTGGCAAGTCGCCGGTCAGTCTGTTCATCAGCCTTGTCAAGAATTAAGTAAATTAAATCGAACCTGAAAAAATACATACCAACTCAATATAGCAACCACTCACACTGAATTGGCAGCAACTTATAAACAATTCAATAACATGATTGTTACACCTTTTGTCTTATTTTACATCATCACAAAGAATAGAAGCAACGCTAGAGTACTACACGGCTAATACTGTTAAGTTCCGCAGGTATCAAGAATTGCATAAACATGCTGCCAGGCCCATAATCTAGTTTACACGGCATGTGTAAAATCTAACCTGGACAAAAGAGTGGGAGGCAGGTGTATGTTGTCAATGACAGACAAGCGAGGATTATATCGTGACCCACTTGGATTTGCACAAGCCAACACGGAAGTCCTAGCATTGAGAGAAGCAATAATACCAGCCTTCGCTATAGAAACAGTTTGCTGTTCCATCACCTGGAGAGAAACAGATGTAATCGTCGTTTATAATTACAAGTACAGAGATGATGGTCTAGCAGGAACAGTGATACTATTTGCTCTCTTGCCGTACAGTGGAAAGAACAGAGTCATCACTAATACATAGTTAGCAAATGTATAGACAGAATGTAATCAACCTCATGTAACATGCTCCTTGCATTGTCAGACATTTTGTCAAATTCATCTATACAGCAAATACCTCGGTCACTCAAAACTAGGGCACCACTTTCAAGAACCTGAAGAATAAACAGAAATTACGTTCCAGTAATTTTAATGTACTTAAAATAGAAAAGATGATGCATTCATGACCCTTACAGTTTCCCCTGTTTCAGGGTCCTTGGTCACGTAAGCAGTCAATCCAACTGCAGAACTCCCCCTTCCACTAGTGTAAATGCCACGAGGAGATAGTTTGTGAATGTATTGAAGAAGCTGAGACTTGCTAGTACCAGGATCACCAACAAGAAGAATATTGATATCACCACGGAAGCTAGCACCAGATGCCAACTTCAAAGCATTGCCACCAAAAAGCTGTAACGAAATATAGAGTTATAGACTAGTATCCCCCCAAAAAACCAAacaatcaatataatttattgcTAGAAAGATATCTAACCTGACAAAGAAGACCTTTTTTCACATCGTCTAGTTCCCAGATATTTGGTGCCAATGATTTTGTCAATCTTTCATATATATCTGGCTGTTTTGAGAGCTCTTTCAGTTGACCCACCTGTGACTCCAACAAGCATGCATATTAGCAATTAGACAAAGTAATCAGTCCATGGTTTCTGTACTAAATAGGTTAAAACTGTACCCTTTCTTCATCAAAGTGAACCTCTTCTGGATTTCTGCCCTCGCTATTGTCAATGTCCATAGCATCGTCTACCAGCATCCTTGACTTATCAGTCTTCTTTATGTGAAGACAATCAATATACGTCTACAACATTAAGGGAGCATAGCAAAAGTATGAATTAGAACAGACCAAAATATAAGGGTAGAGCACCAAGGAGAGTTAAGAAATGAGAGTGTAATGCATACCTTGAACAATGATTTCACAGTTCGCTGAGTTGATCCAATTCTGACACTCATAGCTCTATATATACCAGTCACCTAATGAATAAGAAAACATCTTATGATTAAACAACATATCAACACTTTACTTGTCAAGTATATTATACCATGGTCTCACCTCAACTCTATCTCCAGGCTTTCCAGCATCTACCAGCTTGTCATGCATTAGCAAGCTGACTGTGTGAGGAGTTCCACCTTCAGGTATCTCATCAGGTGTCTCCTGGAGCCTCACAATTTGCTTATCAGTAAACCTGATTTTAGAACAAGTAACTGTTAATTGCAGTTTCATGATTACAGGGATCTATAATTTAAGTTCACAATTGGCATGCAGAAGAGCTAGACAATCCTCTTTATAAGAATAGCTTCAGAGGCTCCATAAGCTAAAGGCTCAGAAATATGGGACAAACTTTAGCTCACTGGAGAACAACAACCAATTCAGAAGTTTAACTCATGAGGTTGTGACCAGTTATTTGACTACCTTTTACTTTGCCAAAATTTTCAGTTCTACCACTGATACTGTACTAAAGAAGATACCAAAAGGAACtgagcagttttcaaacataagatatcaataaaataaaaaagatataatgaAAGAGAGAAAGGTTGCTACACATTCGAGAAGATTTACCCCAATAGTCCAATCCCAAATAACCAACTTACGGTCACTTCCTTTCAAAAGTAAGGAGTAGGTTGCATTACCTGCATCGGTTGTGAAGCAGTGTCATGGAGTTCCTGGATTGACACTCTTCTCTCAAGCATATAGTTGGCTCGGTTATACGTCCTAAAAATCCCAACAGTCAACAAAACAGTACAATTGCAAAATCGACACTGGTGACTCCCCAACAGGTATTAAGCATAAAACTTCTCATGGAACTTACCTCTCTCTACAGCAACAGGGTCGGTGCAGTTCCCACACACAAGACACCTAAATATAGCTTCCCTAATTTCCGGTATGATTGAGCTACACCGTATAATCATACCCTTTATTGACACCATCCTCTCAATATctagaaagggggggggggggacaaAGAACATATATCAGTAAAATTCCTTAATCTGACACGGATTTTTCAGTAGCAATGAGCAAAGACATTCAAAACTCACCAGTAGGATTCAAATTCCTCATTGTAGTGGAGGATTTGAGATTGAAAATCCGAGTCTGAATGTGCTTCTCGAACATAGGCTTAATCCTGCTAACCATATTCATAAGAACCAAGTCAAAGATCGCAAGAACCTCGAGAGGGTACCTAACCATCTTGGTGTACAAATCAGGGTCATGTTCGAACACATCATGCGCATCAACATCAAGGGAATCTCCCTCCACTTCAATCACCTGTATATCAGAAATGAGGAATCGAAGAACAGCAGTTAATAATAGTAACTAACTTACTAACCGGATAAATAACCGTTAAGTACTGAATTAACAATTCTAAGTTTTCTAACAAATAAATTTGGTAGTTGTAACAAACCTGTTTGATGAGCTTCTCGTACTTCCCATCGGTATGCAAGTGCTGCAACATGTCATCATCATTCTGTGACGAAGAAGCTTCTCGAAAGTCCCTCAGGAATCTCTGAATCGCGTCGTTAACGTCCTCAACGCTGATGTTCGTGCCCCAAACGAAGGTAGGCCTGGCGTCATCCATGTCGAAGCCATCACCGCCTTCAGAAGACGCCGGTATGTCATCGGTGGAGGTCGGAGTAACCGGAGGACGGCCGGCGCCTCCGGATCTCTGCCGGGAACGAGACGGAGTAGGAGTGGCATCAGCAGCGGCGGCAAATCGAGAACGATGCGCTGGCGGAGTATCGAAGGCAGACGGCGTGGAAGAGCGGCC
Coding sequences:
- the LOC112736921 gene encoding DNA replication licensing factor MCM4, giving the protein MASDSSPINNGPSSPDDSPSSPIGNTFSSPGDAARRNRRRGRSSTPSAFDTPPAHRSRFAAAADATPTPSRSRQRSGGAGRPPVTPTSTDDIPASSEGGDGFDMDDARPTFVWGTNISVEDVNDAIQRFLRDFREASSSQNDDDMLQHLHTDGKYEKLIKQVIEVEGDSLDVDAHDVFEHDPDLYTKMVRYPLEVLAIFDLVLMNMVSRIKPMFEKHIQTRIFNLKSSTTMRNLNPTDIERMVSIKGMIIRCSSIIPEIREAIFRCLVCGNCTDPVAVERGRITEPTICLREECQSRNSMTLLHNRCRFTDKQIVRLQETPDEIPEGGTPHTVSLLMHDKLVDAGKPGDRVEVTGIYRAMSVRIGSTQRTVKSLFKTYIDCLHIKKTDKSRMLVDDAMDIDNSEGRNPEEVHFDEERVGQLKELSKQPDIYERLTKSLAPNIWELDDVKKGLLCQLFGGNALKLASGASFRGDINILLVGDPGTSKSQLLQYIHKLSPRGIYTSGRGSSAVGLTAYVTKDPETGETVLESGALVLSDRGICCIDEFDKMSDNARSMLHEVMEQQTVSIAKAGIIASLNARTSVLACANPSGSRYNPRLSVIDNIHLPPTLLSRFDLIYLILDKADEQTDRRLAKHIVSLHFENPESMEQDVMDISTLTDYVSYARKHIHPQLSDEVAEELTRGYVDIRRRGNFPGSSKKVITATPRQLESLIRLSEALARIRFAEWVEKRDVMEAFRLLEVAMQQSATDHATGTIDMDLITTGVSASERMRREAMVQATRNIIMEKMQIGGPSMRLLELLEELKQSTGSEVQLTDLKNAVATLASEGFVTMHGESVKRS